From a region of the Syntrophorhabdaceae bacterium genome:
- a CDS encoding polysaccharide deacetylase family protein yields MKKTIGLKVDVDTYAGMKKGVPALLAIFRKYSVSASFFVPMGKDHTGRTVKRVFTRKGFLKKAGRVGVISTYGIKTLMYGLVLPGPEIAKGNRHLLRQITEEGHELGIHGHDHVRWHDSIKYFDKEKTGEEINRLLRVYEEVVGKKASSFAAPGWMINPHALKYFRENGLVYSSDTRGLSPFFPVMGSEEIRILQIPTTLPTLDEVIGVAGTDVTSLNDYYMHCLTGGLNILTVHTELEGRKWSPFLEAFIQNAIQSGYTFRRLIDIAREYIISPNTPVCRIEYGTIAGRAGEVCCQVIEKASS; encoded by the coding sequence ATGAAGAAAACGATCGGTCTAAAGGTTGATGTAGATACCTATGCAGGAATGAAAAAGGGAGTTCCTGCTCTGCTAGCCATTTTCCGGAAATATAGTGTCAGCGCAAGTTTTTTTGTTCCCATGGGGAAGGATCACACAGGCAGGACCGTTAAAAGGGTATTTACGAGAAAAGGGTTTCTCAAAAAGGCCGGCAGGGTGGGGGTAATCAGCACCTACGGCATAAAGACCCTCATGTACGGCCTCGTCCTCCCGGGACCGGAGATCGCGAAAGGGAACCGTCACCTGCTCCGTCAGATAACAGAGGAAGGACATGAACTCGGTATCCATGGCCACGACCATGTGCGATGGCATGATTCCATTAAGTATTTCGATAAAGAGAAGACAGGGGAAGAGATAAACAGGTTATTGCGGGTTTATGAAGAGGTTGTTGGTAAAAAGGCCAGTTCCTTTGCTGCACCGGGCTGGATGATAAACCCCCATGCGTTAAAATATTTCAGAGAGAACGGCCTTGTCTATTCGAGTGATACACGGGGATTGTCGCCATTTTTCCCGGTAATGGGTAGTGAAGAGATAAGGATACTCCAGATCCCTACAACGCTCCCGACGCTCGACGAGGTCATCGGTGTGGCAGGCACGGACGTGACCTCGCTGAATGATTATTATATGCATTGTCTGACCGGTGGTCTCAATATCCTCACGGTACACACCGAACTGGAAGGAAGGAAATGGAGTCCTTTTCTGGAGGCCTTTATTCAAAATGCCATCCAATCAGGGTATACGTTCCGGAGGCTCATCGACATTGCCCGGGAATATATCATTTCCCCGAATACCCCTGTCTGCAGGATTGAATACGGTACTATTGCCGGCAGGGCAGGGGAGGTCTGCTGCCAGGTAATTGAAAAAGCAAGCTCATAG